CATATTCCTTAATAGCAATTGTTTCTGTAGCTTCTATCAATTCCGAACAAATACGTTCCAACATTGGCTTGTCATTTGGCCCTTGCCCTGGGATAATACAAAATGCTGCTTCTGGTGATGGAGGAATTGCCGTAAAATTCCACCAGTCAAAATATTTTTTATCACTTCTTTCAATATCAGTAAGCCATGCTTGAAAATGTGTTCTATCCATATTTGGTGTTAAAGAAGGAATCAAAAATATCCAATTTGTATCACGAACCCGTTTACATTCAATCATGGAGAGAATAACAAAAAAAAGTGAAAATATCTAAAACATCCGTTTTTTTCCCATTTTAAACAGAAAACAAAAAAAGGCGGGTTTGGAACGCGTCTCTGCAAAACAAAATCAAAAATAAATTACAGTCCCATAAACGAATCCGCGAACATAAAAATAATTCTTGCAAATACACACAGAATATTATAAAATAATATCGTTATGAAAATTGTTATCGATACCTCTGTTCTTATATCTCTAGCAAAAATAAATTATATGGAAATTATTGCAAAATTAAAAAGCAATTTAATTTTATCGAATGAGGTATATGAAGAAGCAGTGGTTGAAGGTGAAAAAAAGGATTTACCGGATGCAACTTTAATTAAAAAATTTATAAAAGAAAATAAAATAGCTCAAGTGCAAGTTAAGAATAGTTCAATCAAAGGTTTATCTTTAAAAATAGAAAAGAATTTATCAAAAGGAGATGCGTCTATTCTTGCGTTGGCGTTGCAGGAAAATGCAGTTGAAATATTGACAGATGATGAAGGGCTTGCTAAATTGGCATTATTTTTGGATTTTAAAGTAAGCGCTTCATCTGATTTAATATTTCAATCGCTTAGTGAAGGGATTATTAAATATAATGAATTTGATAAACATATCAAAAATCTTGTTTTAGAAAATAGGTTAAGCCCTGTTGTTGCGGAATTTTACATAATGGAGGGTAAAAAATATGATAAAAACTAGAAAGTTAATCAGAACAAATGTTATGCTTGATAAAGGTCTTGTGGATTCTATTGATGAATTTGCTGATATAATGGAAGAAGACCGTTCATCGGCAATCAGACAATTAATTAGAAGGGCTATTACCGAAGAAAAAATGGATATAGCTGTAAAAAAATTTCAGGAAGGTATTTCATTCAGAAAAGCGGTTGAATTGGCCGGTGTTGATTATTGGGATTTCCAGATGGAAC
The sequence above is drawn from the bacterium genome and encodes:
- a CDS encoding PIN domain-containing protein codes for the protein MKIVIDTSVLISLAKINYMEIIAKLKSNLILSNEVYEEAVVEGEKKDLPDATLIKKFIKENKIAQVQVKNSSIKGLSLKIEKNLSKGDASILALALQENAVEILTDDEGLAKLALFLDFKVSASSDLIFQSLSEGIIKYNEFDKHIKNLVLENRLSPVVAEFYIMEGKKYDKN
- a CDS encoding UPF0175 family protein: MIKTRKLIRTNVMLDKGLVDSIDEFADIMEEDRSSAIRQLIRRAITEEKMDIAVKKFQEGISFRKAVELAGVDYWDFQMELDKRGIAILSSLPLAQRRMKK